In one Spongiibacter tropicus DSM 19543 genomic region, the following are encoded:
- the gspD gene encoding type II secretion system secretin GspD, whose protein sequence is MKTLFLSMSLLLVLVLPLQASAERFDLDMQNVDIGEFIDTVAKLTGKTIVVDSRVKGKISVQSHRKLDADELYQIFLLQLGVEGYSAVEAGDGILKVIPNQAAKIEGIEVQRSASSLGRSESIITRIAQLQNADADELVKSLRPLVDNKVGVITSYSDSNIILITDRESNVRRLMSIIDAVNSVDAQLMETVVLQNSSAEEVERVLNKVLSQQTRKRGSSKPVVAADPRTNTLILFGDDEARSYLRRLVKDLDSEVSSQSNIRVKYLKYAKAEELVTVLKSISDTIVKDEQSAGRTTAGGGNALSINIEAHEQTNSVVLSGSPHIINDLEKVIRDLDIRRAQVLVEAIIIEVTDNKAKELGVQWLFRGADDGTVPVGGINFSGGASGTGSSPGIISLLAGEEAAATALSGLRGAAIGFGKISDGFSFATLVSALASDSESNILSTPSLLTLDNEEASILVGQEIPVLTGSTASSTNTNPFQTIERQEVGTKLLLTPQINDGDAVQLSIEQEVSSLSPSTSAADVITNKRTIKTTVLVNDGATIVLGGLIDDQVNEQSAKIPLLGDIPLLGRLFRADNTSTSKRNLMVFIRPTIVRDQATLSEISGRKYNYIRAEQLAKAAEGISLFPFTDLAVLPEWAGMAPSPVDLLPRKPVPPPMAPAEKAREQEVEALESEAERKEMFQPRPQSEAVEEPISIDEPQLIEESEQN, encoded by the coding sequence ATGAAAACACTTTTTCTGAGCATGTCACTGCTGCTGGTACTGGTTTTGCCACTGCAAGCCAGCGCGGAGCGCTTCGACCTGGACATGCAGAATGTCGACATTGGCGAGTTCATCGATACGGTTGCCAAGCTCACTGGCAAAACCATTGTGGTCGACAGCCGGGTGAAGGGAAAAATCAGTGTTCAAAGCCATCGCAAACTGGACGCCGACGAGTTGTATCAGATTTTTCTGCTCCAGTTAGGCGTGGAGGGGTACTCGGCGGTAGAAGCCGGTGACGGCATCCTCAAAGTCATCCCCAACCAGGCGGCAAAAATCGAGGGTATTGAAGTGCAGCGCTCGGCCTCATCGCTGGGGCGCAGCGAATCCATTATCACGCGTATTGCCCAGCTGCAGAATGCCGATGCCGACGAGCTGGTGAAGTCGTTGCGCCCGCTGGTCGACAACAAAGTCGGCGTTATCACCAGTTATTCCGATTCCAACATCATCCTGATTACTGACCGGGAATCTAACGTACGCCGCCTGATGTCGATTATCGACGCGGTGAATTCCGTTGATGCGCAGTTGATGGAAACGGTGGTGCTGCAAAACTCTTCAGCGGAAGAAGTTGAACGTGTTCTCAACAAGGTGCTGTCACAGCAGACCCGCAAGCGCGGTTCTTCAAAGCCCGTTGTTGCCGCCGATCCGCGCACCAATACGCTGATCCTGTTTGGCGATGATGAGGCGCGCAGTTACTTGCGCCGCCTGGTTAAAGACCTCGACAGTGAAGTCAGCAGCCAGTCGAATATTCGTGTCAAATACCTCAAGTATGCCAAAGCCGAAGAGCTGGTGACGGTGCTGAAAAGCATCAGCGATACCATTGTTAAAGATGAGCAAAGTGCCGGGCGTACCACCGCCGGTGGCGGCAATGCGCTGTCGATCAATATTGAAGCCCACGAACAGACCAACTCCGTTGTGCTGTCAGGTAGTCCGCATATTATTAATGACCTGGAGAAGGTGATTCGCGACCTGGATATCCGTCGCGCTCAGGTCTTGGTAGAGGCGATTATTATTGAAGTTACCGACAACAAGGCAAAGGAGCTGGGGGTGCAATGGCTGTTCCGCGGTGCGGATGACGGCACGGTACCTGTTGGTGGGATCAACTTCAGTGGTGGCGCCTCGGGGACTGGCAGTTCACCGGGAATCATCAGTTTGCTGGCTGGTGAAGAGGCGGCTGCGACGGCTCTGAGTGGTTTGCGTGGTGCCGCCATCGGTTTCGGCAAAATTTCAGACGGCTTCAGCTTTGCGACCCTGGTATCCGCGCTGGCCAGTGATTCGGAGTCCAATATCCTGTCGACACCAAGCCTGCTGACGCTGGATAACGAAGAGGCCTCTATTCTGGTTGGTCAGGAAATTCCCGTGTTAACCGGATCTACCGCCAGTTCGACCAACACCAACCCCTTCCAAACCATCGAGCGCCAAGAGGTGGGTACCAAGCTGTTGCTGACTCCGCAAATTAATGACGGCGACGCGGTCCAGTTGAGCATCGAACAGGAAGTATCCTCGCTCAGCCCATCGACCTCGGCTGCCGACGTCATCACCAACAAGCGCACGATTAAAACGACCGTGCTGGTCAATGACGGTGCCACCATTGTGCTGGGTGGCCTGATTGACGATCAGGTTAATGAGCAAAGTGCCAAAATCCCCCTGCTCGGCGATATTCCCCTGTTGGGCCGCCTGTTCCGTGCGGACAATACCAGCACGTCTAAACGTAATCTGATGGTCTTTATTCGCCCGACGATCGTTCGCGACCAGGCGACTCTGTCAGAGATCAGTGGTCGCAAGTACAACTATATCCGCGCCGAGCAGTTGGCGAAGGCGGCCGAGGGCATCAGCCTGTTCCCGTTCACTGATCTGGCGGTACTGCCGGAGTGGGCGGGCATGGCTCCTTCGCCGGTTGATCTGTTGCCGCGCAAACCAGTGCCGCCACCGATGGCGCCCGCAGAAAAAGCACGCGAGCAGGAAGTCGAAGCGCTGGAGTCAGAAGCGGAGCGCAAAGAGATGTTCCAACCCCGGCCTCAGAGTGAGGCGGTTGAGGAGCCCATCTCCATTGACGAGCCGCAGCTGATCGAAGAGTCCGAGCAGAACTGA
- the gspC gene encoding type II secretion system protein GspC encodes MDKSAVIKQVLSPRVSASVSLILLLLLMMVLASVFWSAAAFSRDVTLPVSRPVAAVAQSAGGPQYNVQSLLAVPLFGEAPQDDSEKIIQQDVQRSRLKISVLGLVSGSDESGVAILRHGSKTKAYSVGEKIEVAGSVTLLAVMSDHIIIENNRRQEKIELEKRQLSGGITAAPSASAQPADDEVISLDRPEIKELIGEDPMDTVQNSPLKLVRFFSASPVTENGQVKGYALSPGRDPRLFKLLGIEPGDVVLSVNGQSLADLPATELMKLMENTQSFELLVQRNDSILSKRLDL; translated from the coding sequence GTGGATAAGTCGGCGGTAATTAAGCAGGTACTCAGCCCTCGCGTCAGTGCCAGTGTCAGTCTGATATTACTGTTGCTGCTGATGATGGTGCTCGCCAGCGTGTTCTGGTCAGCCGCTGCCTTCAGTCGCGATGTCACTCTGCCGGTGTCCAGGCCCGTTGCGGCTGTCGCACAGTCTGCTGGCGGACCCCAATACAATGTACAAAGTTTGCTTGCGGTGCCTTTGTTTGGCGAGGCTCCGCAAGACGACAGTGAAAAAATCATCCAGCAGGATGTACAACGCAGTCGCCTGAAAATTTCGGTGCTGGGACTGGTATCGGGCAGCGACGAGAGCGGTGTTGCCATACTGCGTCACGGCAGCAAGACCAAAGCCTATTCCGTTGGTGAAAAAATAGAGGTGGCGGGCTCGGTGACGCTTTTGGCGGTCATGTCTGACCACATCATCATTGAAAACAATCGTCGTCAGGAAAAAATCGAGCTGGAGAAACGTCAACTCAGCGGTGGCATTACGGCGGCCCCGTCGGCGAGCGCCCAGCCGGCAGACGACGAAGTGATTAGCCTGGATCGGCCGGAGATCAAAGAGCTGATTGGCGAAGACCCCATGGATACGGTGCAGAATAGCCCGCTGAAACTGGTACGGTTCTTCTCTGCCAGTCCGGTTACCGAGAATGGTCAGGTCAAGGGCTATGCCCTGTCACCGGGGCGGGATCCGCGTCTGTTCAAGCTGTTGGGTATTGAACCGGGTGATGTGGTGCTGTCCGTGAACGGACAGTCGCTGGCGGATCTGCCAGCAACCGAGCTGATGAAATTAATGGAAAACACGCAATCCTTCGAGCTGCTGGTGCAGCGCAACGATTCGATTCTGAGCAAAAGACTGGATTTATGA
- a CDS encoding DUF3012 domain-containing protein, translated as MAACAPEVGSEAWCAAMKEKPKGDWSANEAADYAKHCVFK; from the coding sequence ATGGCAGCCTGCGCCCCTGAAGTGGGTTCAGAAGCCTGGTGCGCCGCGATGAAAGAAAAGCCGAAAGGTGACTGGTCGGCGAATGAAGCTGCCGATTACGCCAAACACTGCGTGTTTAAATAA
- a CDS encoding rubredoxin gives MSDFKKWECVICGFIYDEAEGLPDDGIPAGTRWDDVPEDWECPDCGISKFDFDMVES, from the coding sequence ATGAGCGATTTTAAAAAGTGGGAATGTGTTATTTGCGGTTTCATCTATGACGAGGCAGAAGGTCTGCCCGATGATGGCATTCCTGCAGGCACCCGCTGGGATGATGTCCCCGAAGACTGGGAATGCCCGGATTGTGGTATCAGTAAATTCGATTTTGATATGGTCGAGTCCTGA
- a CDS encoding tRNA-dihydrouridine synthase, whose product MSTVYRFTMHIHLAPMEGVVNARMRALLTAVGGIDRCITEFVRVTDQLLPARVFYRLCPELHHGGTTPSGTPVYVQLLGSEPGVMADNAARAAELGAPGIDLNFGCPAKCVNRHRGGSILLDEPELIYAIVSSIRRQLPDDVPLTVKIRLGFRDSLRFHDVVNAAETGGASLLTIHARTREDGYTPPAHWHQIAPARERFGIAMVANGEIWTPEHADLCQRDSGCEDIMLGRGLLSRPDLALHIKQQRLGNSHQPWSWEAVFPLLHALFEDSLQTCAPRHVGGPSKQWLGYLRRTYPQAQELFEQIKRLREPADLQEALQQHLPKAA is encoded by the coding sequence ATGTCAACGGTATACCGGTTCACCATGCATATTCATCTGGCCCCAATGGAGGGCGTCGTCAACGCACGCATGCGCGCCCTGCTGACCGCCGTTGGAGGTATAGACCGCTGTATTACGGAGTTTGTTCGCGTTACCGACCAACTGTTGCCTGCCAGGGTGTTTTACCGTCTCTGCCCCGAACTGCATCACGGCGGTACGACACCAAGTGGCACACCGGTGTACGTGCAACTGCTAGGCAGTGAGCCCGGCGTCATGGCCGACAACGCGGCGCGCGCCGCTGAACTGGGCGCACCGGGCATCGATCTGAACTTCGGCTGTCCAGCCAAATGCGTCAACCGCCATCGGGGCGGCTCAATATTGCTGGACGAACCTGAGCTGATTTACGCCATTGTCAGCAGCATCCGCCGGCAGCTTCCGGATGACGTCCCCCTCACCGTAAAGATTCGACTCGGCTTCCGCGACAGTCTGCGATTCCATGACGTCGTCAATGCGGCAGAAACGGGGGGCGCGAGCTTGCTGACTATTCACGCCAGAACGCGGGAAGACGGCTACACACCGCCCGCCCACTGGCATCAGATCGCCCCGGCTCGCGAGCGCTTTGGCATTGCCATGGTTGCCAACGGGGAAATTTGGACCCCCGAGCACGCCGACCTGTGCCAGCGAGACAGCGGCTGCGAGGACATTATGCTCGGGCGCGGACTGCTGTCCCGCCCTGACCTCGCCCTGCATATCAAGCAGCAGCGACTCGGCAACAGCCACCAGCCGTGGTCTTGGGAAGCCGTTTTTCCTCTGCTCCACGCACTGTTTGAAGACAGCCTGCAAACATGCGCCCCGCGCCATGTCGGCGGCCCCAGTAAACAGTGGCTAGGATATCTGCGCCGCACATATCCGCAGGCTCAGGAGCTTTTTGAGCAGATCAAACGACTGCGCGAGCCGGCAGATTTGCAGGAGGCACTGCAACAGCACCTCCCCAAAGCCGCTTAA
- a CDS encoding DUF2505 domain-containing protein, which translates to MSVTMQFDQDLDTVWARLQDPDFRVERSLALGELSADCEIEDFGDSLTVAMEREVTRELPSVLAKVFNPKQTLNFQEEWQADGEGWSGTMQITIKGQPVVISAEMALQPQGDGCEYRVSHRCKAKIPLVGGKVEKFVLSQTDDGAVAELDYLKKALA; encoded by the coding sequence ATGTCGGTAACAATGCAGTTTGATCAGGATCTCGATACAGTTTGGGCGCGTTTACAGGATCCGGACTTCCGGGTTGAACGCAGTCTCGCCTTGGGTGAACTCAGCGCAGATTGTGAAATAGAAGATTTCGGCGACAGCCTCACGGTGGCGATGGAGCGCGAAGTGACTCGTGAGCTGCCCTCCGTGCTGGCGAAGGTCTTCAACCCCAAGCAGACCCTTAATTTCCAGGAAGAGTGGCAAGCCGACGGCGAAGGTTGGAGTGGCACTATGCAGATCACGATCAAGGGCCAGCCTGTAGTGATTTCCGCGGAAATGGCGTTGCAGCCCCAGGGTGATGGCTGTGAGTATCGGGTCAGCCATCGCTGCAAGGCAAAAATTCCGCTGGTCGGCGGAAAGGTGGAAAAGTTTGTACTGTCTCAGACCGACGATGGCGCCGTTGCTGAGCTGGACTACCTCAAGAAGGCGTTGGCTTAA
- a CDS encoding YeeE/YedE family protein — MKYLMVLLSGALFGAGIAVSGMANPAKVQNFLDLFGQWDPSLAFVMGAALIVVAPAYHWLFKAEKPKHGEKFHLPTAKHIDRKLVGGAVLFGIGWGLSGLCPAPALVAILTGIGQFVVFALAMLAGMVIYRQFIAR; from the coding sequence GTGAAATATCTGATGGTATTGCTCTCCGGCGCCTTGTTCGGGGCGGGAATCGCTGTGTCGGGAATGGCTAATCCGGCCAAGGTGCAGAACTTTCTGGATTTATTCGGCCAGTGGGATCCCAGCCTGGCGTTTGTCATGGGGGCTGCGCTGATCGTGGTGGCGCCTGCCTACCACTGGTTGTTCAAAGCGGAAAAGCCGAAGCATGGCGAAAAGTTCCATTTGCCGACCGCTAAGCACATCGACAGGAAACTGGTGGGTGGCGCGGTGTTGTTTGGTATCGGCTGGGGCTTGAGCGGCCTTTGTCCGGCTCCCGCGCTGGTCGCTATTTTGACGGGCATAGGTCAATTCGTGGTGTTTGCGCTGGCAATGCTCGCCGGCATGGTGATTTACCGGCAGTTTATTGCTCGCTGA
- a CDS encoding YeeE/YedE family protein — translation MVEATEFTPYISAFGGVLIGLSAVLLMWSVGRIAGISGIVAGAALEHGGERNWRLVFLLGLFLGGFVGAYLTGALEDVRPVLSTPMLVVAGLVVGVGTSMGSGCTSGHGVCGISRLSMRSIVATLTFMASGFVTVFVLRHLLGEGL, via the coding sequence ATGGTAGAAGCCACTGAATTTACCCCTTATATCTCCGCCTTTGGCGGTGTGTTGATTGGCCTGTCGGCGGTCTTGCTGATGTGGTCCGTGGGCCGCATTGCCGGCATTTCCGGCATTGTTGCCGGGGCTGCGCTGGAGCACGGTGGCGAGCGAAACTGGCGCCTGGTGTTTTTGCTGGGGCTGTTTCTGGGCGGCTTTGTGGGCGCCTATCTCACCGGGGCGCTGGAGGATGTTCGCCCTGTGCTTTCAACGCCGATGCTGGTCGTCGCCGGCCTCGTTGTGGGCGTGGGGACGTCGATGGGGTCCGGCTGTACCTCTGGTCACGGGGTTTGCGGTATTTCCCGCCTGTCGATGCGTTCCATTGTGGCAACACTGACCTTTATGGCCAGTGGCTTTGTCACGGTGTTTGTTCTCCGTCATTTGCTGGGAGAAGGCCTGTGA
- a CDS encoding DUF3336 domain-containing protein, with the protein MPSTIKKLEKQLEEANSYEEWKSLAIEHDRGSGRAHWKKIDKTSLYDYASIRSRLERLRYFRENNDNIGLLFTLNEGIHGNMGGMGKPVLYSRAKFGTKNLIGDYVDAIVDALEHLRTLDSDHPDFLERLDFFRRASKCYGKSALMLSGGAILGNFHVGVVKSLVEQDLLPDVISGASAGSLIAAVLGTRSDAELKEFLDTERLIDELRLEMDLVNNGLSNATPRINHRMLKEKIAKLIPDMTFQEAYEKTGRHINISISPSDVHQTSRLLNAIASPNVYIRKAVLASCAVPGVFPPVMLEAKNVHGHPQPYLATRRWIDGSFSDDLPAKRLARLYGVNHFIVSQTNPIVLWMLHDAKSSQAGVVSSLRHFTMRSLKEWYKVSNTLVQKYFKSSPKIRRMANMANAVVSQEYTGDINIIPRYRFFDPRKLLNELTEEQLRFFIREGERASWPKIEMIRTSTKISRKLADILEEYEAEELTHLSKHHLGAELPQGRRA; encoded by the coding sequence ATGCCGTCAACGATCAAGAAGCTAGAAAAGCAACTGGAAGAAGCGAACAGCTACGAGGAATGGAAGTCCCTTGCCATTGAGCACGATCGTGGATCAGGACGTGCGCATTGGAAGAAAATCGACAAAACCAGCTTGTATGACTACGCCTCCATTCGCTCTCGACTGGAGCGCCTGCGGTATTTTCGTGAAAACAACGACAATATTGGCTTGCTGTTCACCCTGAATGAGGGGATTCACGGCAATATGGGCGGCATGGGCAAGCCGGTGTTGTACTCCCGCGCCAAGTTCGGGACGAAAAACCTGATCGGCGACTATGTCGACGCGATTGTGGATGCGCTGGAGCACCTGCGTACGCTGGATAGCGATCACCCCGATTTTCTCGAGCGTCTGGATTTTTTCCGTCGCGCCAGCAAATGCTACGGCAAGTCGGCGCTGATGCTGAGTGGTGGCGCGATTCTTGGCAACTTCCATGTCGGTGTGGTGAAGTCGCTGGTAGAGCAGGATCTGCTCCCCGACGTGATTTCCGGTGCCAGTGCCGGCTCGCTGATTGCCGCAGTGCTGGGCACGCGCTCTGACGCTGAGCTGAAGGAATTTCTGGATACCGAGCGATTGATTGATGAGCTGCGGCTGGAAATGGATCTGGTCAATAACGGCCTGTCCAACGCCACACCGCGTATCAATCACCGCATGCTCAAGGAAAAAATTGCCAAGCTGATACCGGATATGACCTTCCAGGAGGCCTACGAGAAAACCGGCAGACACATCAATATCTCCATTTCTCCCTCTGATGTGCACCAGACGTCACGCCTGCTGAATGCCATTGCGTCACCCAATGTCTACATCCGCAAGGCCGTGCTGGCCTCCTGTGCGGTGCCCGGTGTGTTTCCGCCGGTTATGCTGGAGGCGAAGAATGTTCATGGGCATCCGCAGCCTTATCTGGCGACGCGCCGCTGGATAGACGGTTCATTCAGTGATGATTTGCCTGCCAAACGGCTGGCGCGCCTCTATGGCGTTAATCACTTCATTGTCAGCCAGACCAATCCCATTGTGTTGTGGATGCTGCACGATGCGAAATCGTCGCAGGCCGGTGTGGTGAGTTCTTTGCGACACTTCACCATGCGCAGCCTGAAAGAGTGGTACAAGGTCAGCAATACGCTGGTGCAGAAGTACTTCAAGTCCTCGCCCAAGATTCGCCGGATGGCGAACATGGCCAATGCGGTGGTGAGTCAGGAGTACACGGGTGACATCAATATTATTCCGCGCTATCGCTTTTTCGACCCCCGAAAGCTGCTCAATGAATTGACGGAAGAACAGCTTCGGTTCTTTATCCGTGAAGGCGAAAGGGCGAGCTGGCCGAAGATTGAAATGATTCGCACCAGTACCAAAATCAGCCGCAAACTGGCGGATATTCTCGAAGAATATGAAGCTGAAGAATTGACCCACCTTTCCAAGCATCACCTCGGTGCCGAACTCCCGCAGGGACGGCGCGCCTGA